A single window of Maylandia zebra isolate NMK-2024a linkage group LG2, Mzebra_GT3a, whole genome shotgun sequence DNA harbors:
- the guf1 gene encoding translation factor GUF1, mitochondrial isoform X2 gives MKDVKEAQIGDTLYLQEQPVEALPGFKPAKAMVFAGMYPMDQSEYTGLRSAIERLTLNDSSVAVQRDSSLALGAGWRLGFLGLLHMEVFNQRLEQEYNASVIVTAPTVPYKAVLSSAKFIKEHGSEEITIVNPAQFPDRSVVSEYLEPMVLGTILAPDVYIGKIMTLCLNRRAVQKNMVYIDDQRVMMKYLFPLNEIVVDFYDLLKSLSSGYASFDYENAGYQAADLIKMDILLNGRPVEELTTVVHRERAYSTGKAMCERLKDSIPRQMFEIAIQAAIGSKVIARETIKAYRKNVLAKCYGGDITRKMKLLKKQAEGKKKMRRIGNVEVPKDAFISVLKRKEK, from the exons ATGAAGGATGTGAAAGAGGCCCAGATCGGTGACACACTCTACCTGCAGGAACAGCCAGTCGAAGCTCTCCCAGGATTCAAACCTGCCAAAGCCATGGTCTTTGCTG GCATGTATCCAATGGACCAGTCAGAATACACTGGCCTCCGCAGCGCCATTGAAAGACTGACCCTGAATGACTCAAGTGTCGCAGTGCAAAGAGACAGCAGTCTGGCCCTGGGGGCAGGATGGAG ACTTGGCTTCCTGGGTCTCCTCCACATGGAGGTGTTCAATCAGAGGCTGGAGCAGGAATACAATGCTTCTGTTATCGTGACTGCGCCCACCGTGCCCTACAAGGCTGTGCTCTCCTCAGCCAAATTCATCAAG GAACATGGCAGTGAGGAGATAACCATTGTGAATCCTGCTCAGTTCCCCGACAGGTCGGTCGTGTCAGAGTATTTGGAGCCCATGGTCCTGGGGACCATTCTCGCTCCAGACGTTTACATTGGAAAGATTATGACTCTGTGTTTG AATCGCAGGGCGGTCCAGAAGAACATGGTGTACATAGATGACCAGCGTGTCATGATGAAATATCTCTTCCCTTTAAATGAAATCGTGGTGGATTTCTATGACCTCCTCAAATCACTCTCATCTGGATACGCCAG CTTTGATTATGAGAATGCAGGTTACCAGGCTGCTGATTTGATAAAGATGGATATTCTGCTGAATGGACGCCCAGTAGAAGAGCTGACCACAGTTGTACACAG GGAGCGTGCGTACAGTACAGGGAAAGCCATGTGTGAGCGACTAAAGGACTCCATCCCAAGGCAGATGTTTGAGATTGCCATACAGGCAGCTATTGGAAGTAAGGTCATTGCAAGAGAAAC AATAAAGGCGTATAGAAAAAATGTTCTCGCAAAATGT TATGGAGGTGACATTACACGGAAAATGAAGCTACTGAAGAAACAGGCAGAAGGTAAAAAGAAGATGAGGCGTATCGGCAATGTGGAAGTTCCCAAAGATGCTTTTATTAGTGTtctgaagaggaaagaaaaatag